A part of Curtobacterium sp. MCLR17_036 genomic DNA contains:
- a CDS encoding glycosyltransferase has product MLVSFANHSTAPVNLGGAERSLLRFVEDWLATDPTMTPTFVTKAPRGKFIEALDERGWSYDALRFRGWALPSPQPAPAAERAAFATVDYAAVNALIRLYERQRPDLVVTNTLVAPWASFAAAVLGIPQAWFVREYGDLDHGLQFQTGRAGVLGDIGLLAGAVVTNSEAMREHLARYIPADKLSVAYPTVDSERLRATRTDAPAVAPFPQADPGLRITVVGRVEESKGQHRVVDALGALRARGVTASVCFVGSWKHPGEDQRLTDRARALGVADHVVFTGEQRTPAPYVEAADVCITPSTIEAFGRTTAEYMTLGKAVVATRQGGSAELVEPGVTGALVDADDTTALTDALAAYAADPASVRRHGAAAPDRLTAVMGAGHDNAAAIARLVALVGTEGYRLPQAARYWFELPGAYAALGATSARAAVGLLANRVRTRSGLVGRVLARPGAAVRKLVRR; this is encoded by the coding sequence GTGCTCGTCAGCTTCGCCAACCACTCGACGGCGCCCGTCAACCTCGGTGGTGCGGAGCGCTCGCTGTTGCGGTTCGTCGAGGACTGGCTGGCGACCGACCCGACGATGACACCGACCTTCGTCACGAAGGCTCCTCGCGGCAAGTTCATCGAGGCCCTCGACGAGCGCGGCTGGTCGTACGACGCGCTCCGGTTCCGCGGCTGGGCACTGCCGAGCCCGCAGCCCGCGCCCGCCGCCGAGCGGGCCGCGTTCGCCACCGTCGACTACGCCGCGGTGAACGCGCTCATCCGCCTGTACGAGCGTCAGCGGCCGGACCTCGTCGTGACGAACACGCTCGTGGCGCCGTGGGCGTCGTTCGCCGCCGCGGTCCTCGGCATCCCGCAGGCCTGGTTCGTGCGCGAGTACGGCGACCTCGACCACGGGCTGCAGTTCCAGACCGGACGTGCCGGCGTCCTCGGCGACATCGGGCTGCTGGCCGGTGCGGTCGTGACGAACTCCGAGGCGATGCGCGAACACCTCGCCCGGTACATCCCGGCGGACAAGCTCTCGGTCGCGTACCCCACCGTGGACAGCGAGCGGCTCCGTGCGACGCGGACCGACGCCCCGGCGGTCGCCCCGTTCCCCCAGGCCGACCCCGGACTCCGCATCACCGTGGTCGGACGGGTCGAGGAGTCGAAGGGCCAGCACCGCGTCGTCGACGCGCTCGGCGCACTGCGCGCTCGTGGGGTGACGGCGAGCGTCTGCTTCGTCGGCAGCTGGAAGCACCCCGGCGAGGACCAACGCCTCACCGACCGCGCCCGCGCCCTGGGCGTCGCCGACCATGTGGTGTTCACCGGCGAGCAGCGCACACCCGCTCCCTACGTCGAGGCCGCGGACGTCTGCATCACCCCCTCGACGATCGAGGCGTTCGGTCGCACCACCGCCGAGTACATGACGCTCGGCAAGGCGGTCGTCGCGACCCGCCAGGGCGGCAGCGCCGAACTGGTCGAACCCGGCGTGACCGGTGCGCTCGTCGACGCCGACGACACCACTGCGCTGACGGACGCCCTCGCCGCGTACGCGGCCGACCCGGCATCGGTCAGGAGGCACGGTGCGGCTGCCCCGGACCGTCTCACCGCCGTCATGGGTGCAGGACACGACAACGCGGCCGCGATCGCGCGGCTCGTCGCCCTGGTCGGGACCGAGGGCTACCGACTCCCCCAGGCCGCGCGCTACTGGTTCGAGCTGCCGGGCGCCTACGCCGCCCTCGGCGCCACGAGCGCGAGGGCCGCGGTCGGCCTGCTCGCGAACCGGGTGCGCACGCGGTCCGGCCTGGTCGGCCGGGTGTTGGCGCGGCCGGGTGCCGCTGTCCGGAAGCTCGTGCGCCGGTGA
- a CDS encoding ABC transporter permease, which yields MTYLNELMSSRELLANLTAREVKGKYRRTVFGQLWSLINPLATMLIYTIVYSFIFRARLEVGDPSGLNIYPLWLMCGLLPWIFARNVINSGMTSIVANGSLIKKVYFPRMTLPLAAVGSFGFTWLVEMGVLLIALAIAGSNFWLFLPLILLTMVFLAMFAAGVGLILSIVNVHFRDMQHLVGIALQMWMYLSPIIYPLSLVEDAANKAGHPWIIHVYKLNPIERFSTVFRNLMYDNRLPNWTDLVACALAGCVSLALGYVVFSRNEKKLAELL from the coding sequence ATGACGTACCTGAACGAGCTCATGTCGTCGCGCGAGCTGCTGGCGAACCTCACCGCGCGCGAGGTCAAGGGCAAGTACCGCCGCACGGTCTTCGGCCAGCTGTGGTCGCTGATCAACCCGCTCGCGACGATGCTGATCTACACGATCGTGTACTCGTTCATCTTCCGCGCGCGGCTCGAGGTGGGCGATCCCAGCGGTCTGAACATCTACCCGCTCTGGCTCATGTGCGGGCTGCTGCCCTGGATCTTCGCGCGGAACGTCATCAACTCCGGCATGACCTCGATCGTGGCGAACGGCTCGCTCATCAAGAAGGTCTACTTCCCGCGCATGACCCTGCCGCTCGCGGCGGTCGGCTCCTTCGGCTTCACCTGGCTCGTCGAGATGGGCGTGCTGTTGATCGCACTCGCGATCGCCGGGTCCAACTTCTGGCTGTTCCTGCCGCTCATCCTGCTCACGATGGTGTTCCTCGCGATGTTCGCGGCCGGGGTCGGGCTCATCCTGTCGATCGTCAACGTGCACTTCCGCGACATGCAGCACCTGGTCGGCATCGCGCTGCAGATGTGGATGTACCTGTCGCCGATCATCTACCCGCTGTCGCTCGTCGAGGACGCCGCGAACAAGGCGGGACACCCGTGGATCATCCACGTATACAAGCTCAACCCCATCGAGCGGTTCTCGACGGTGTTCCGCAACCTGATGTACGACAACCGTCTCCCGAACTGGACCGACCTGGTCGCGTGCGCCCTCGCAGGATGCGTGTCGCTCGCACTCGGCTACGTCGTGTTCTCCCGCAACGAGAAGAAGCTGGCCGAACTGCTGTGA
- a CDS encoding ABC transporter ATP-binding protein: protein MTVEHVSKRFRMYHERNDSLKSMVMRGKKSVHEDFWALKDVSFEVPHGTTFGLIGKNGSGKSTLLKCLAKILWPEEGSITARGKQASLLEVGSGFHPELSGRENVFLNGSILGMSRKEVARKFDEIVSFSGVGHFIDQPVKNYSSGMYVRLGFSVAVAVTPDILVVDEVLAVGDATFQKRCREKFREMKQDGRTVILVSHSMSTVKDMCDEVAWLNQGDLKMIGKTKDVVAAYNKTV from the coding sequence GTGACCGTCGAACACGTGTCCAAGCGCTTCCGCATGTACCACGAGCGGAACGACTCGCTGAAGAGCATGGTGATGCGGGGGAAGAAGTCCGTGCACGAGGACTTCTGGGCGTTGAAGGACGTCTCCTTCGAGGTGCCGCACGGAACGACGTTCGGGCTGATCGGCAAGAACGGCTCGGGCAAGTCGACGCTGCTGAAGTGCCTGGCGAAGATCCTGTGGCCGGAAGAGGGGTCGATCACCGCTCGTGGCAAGCAGGCCTCGTTGCTCGAGGTGGGCTCGGGCTTCCACCCGGAGCTCTCCGGGCGTGAGAACGTCTTCCTGAACGGCTCCATCCTCGGCATGAGCCGCAAGGAGGTCGCGCGGAAGTTCGACGAGATCGTGTCGTTCTCCGGCGTGGGCCACTTCATCGACCAGCCGGTGAAGAACTACTCGTCGGGCATGTACGTCCGACTCGGGTTCTCCGTCGCCGTGGCGGTCACCCCGGACATCCTCGTCGTGGACGAGGTGCTGGCCGTGGGTGATGCCACGTTCCAGAAGCGCTGCCGCGAGAAGTTCCGGGAGATGAAGCAGGACGGCCGCACCGTCATCCTCGTCTCTCACTCGATGAGCACGGTGAAGGACATGTGCGACGAAGTCGCCTGGTTGAACCAGGGTGACCTCAAGATGATCGGCAAGACGAAGGACGTCGTCGCCGCGTACAACAAGACGGTCTGA
- a CDS encoding glycosyltransferase 61 family protein, giving the protein MFGAVSRRNRRNRRRDDNGSDRLDAVIAELQELRRPVVLIAGSGSVQELPRWRRAFEYRLHVMTEGELSDFEGVTAVRTQNNNEMAAHLTSIGPVAAVIDELSSTIPEQLQRWQRLFFHVAAGGAFLGLEIPTPTSWEAAVSALGSRRISPREITELQRTAAAGVVSGGYVITGKTREHLVKVKDEETLDLLPSRLGANNVRLLGSRPAGSVTTALQVHSYGSSSEPRLPATRATYPELTLREFTGRSELRAGMLAVNTSTVLPSSFKHPWRAHSTELRNVNDRIAVLRQDAEEPVPLEGAFYDVTSADPGDPAHFFTESIPKLWGWREAKERDPSLRAFYRTPSAGWQADTEKALLDAFGIRGEDVHWEHRAVAVETFVSASQGWQNGGSHFAHPVNRELWKQLRSALVRADPSSPARLFVTRGATTETPGPRNAEDVERFFGDHGFTVVDVDAITVAERARLFGNATVVAGFAGGGLYNMAFAEHLERVIVLSHEANTGRNEHLFASMIADEIHYFWSKPDVEQPEDRFSGAAYNSAWDFDFASNRGDLERIVG; this is encoded by the coding sequence ATGTTTGGAGCCGTCTCGCGCAGGAACCGACGCAATCGACGGCGGGATGACAACGGGTCTGATCGGCTCGATGCGGTCATCGCGGAGCTCCAGGAGCTCCGGCGCCCCGTCGTCCTCATCGCCGGCTCCGGATCGGTGCAGGAGCTGCCGCGGTGGCGACGAGCCTTCGAGTACCGGCTCCACGTGATGACGGAGGGCGAGCTCTCCGACTTCGAGGGGGTGACGGCAGTGCGGACACAGAACAACAACGAGATGGCCGCACACCTGACGTCGATCGGCCCTGTGGCGGCGGTCATCGACGAGCTCTCCTCCACGATCCCCGAGCAGCTGCAACGATGGCAGCGCCTGTTCTTCCACGTGGCGGCCGGGGGCGCGTTCCTCGGGCTGGAGATCCCGACTCCGACGTCCTGGGAAGCGGCGGTCTCCGCACTCGGATCACGACGCATCAGTCCGCGGGAGATCACAGAACTCCAGCGGACCGCTGCGGCGGGTGTCGTGTCCGGAGGCTACGTGATCACCGGGAAGACCCGAGAGCACCTCGTCAAGGTGAAGGACGAGGAGACGCTGGACCTCTTGCCCTCACGTCTCGGAGCGAACAACGTCCGGCTGCTCGGGTCGCGACCCGCAGGTTCGGTGACGACCGCGCTGCAGGTCCACTCGTACGGCTCCTCGTCGGAGCCTCGCCTCCCCGCGACGAGGGCCACCTACCCCGAGTTGACGCTTCGCGAGTTCACCGGTCGCTCGGAGCTCCGCGCCGGGATGCTCGCCGTCAACACGTCGACCGTCCTGCCGAGTTCGTTCAAGCACCCCTGGCGTGCACACAGCACCGAGTTGCGGAACGTGAACGACCGCATCGCAGTCCTGCGCCAAGATGCGGAAGAGCCGGTGCCGCTCGAGGGAGCGTTCTACGACGTCACCAGCGCGGACCCCGGTGACCCCGCTCACTTCTTCACCGAGTCGATCCCGAAGCTCTGGGGGTGGCGCGAAGCCAAGGAGCGAGACCCTTCCCTCCGCGCGTTCTACCGGACCCCGTCCGCTGGATGGCAGGCTGACACAGAGAAGGCGCTCCTCGATGCGTTCGGGATCCGCGGCGAGGACGTGCACTGGGAGCACCGCGCCGTCGCTGTCGAGACCTTCGTGAGCGCGTCCCAGGGCTGGCAGAACGGAGGCAGTCACTTCGCGCACCCCGTCAACCGGGAGCTCTGGAAGCAGCTCCGCTCGGCGCTCGTACGAGCAGACCCATCGAGTCCGGCACGACTCTTCGTGACACGCGGAGCGACCACGGAGACACCCGGCCCGCGGAATGCGGAGGACGTCGAGCGGTTCTTCGGCGACCACGGCTTCACTGTGGTGGACGTCGACGCCATCACCGTGGCGGAGCGTGCTCGTCTCTTCGGGAACGCGACCGTGGTCGCCGGCTTCGCGGGCGGAGGCCTCTACAACATGGCCTTCGCTGAGCACCTCGAGCGGGTCATCGTGCTCTCGCACGAGGCGAACACCGGCCGCAACGAGCACCTCTTCGCATCGATGATCGCCGACGAGATCCACTACTTCTGGTCGAAGCCGGACGTGGAGCAGCCGGAGGACCGCTTCTCGGGAGCCGCCTACAACTCGGCATGGGACTTCGACTTCGCCAGCAACCGGGGCGACCTCGAGCGCATCGTGGGCTGA
- a CDS encoding polysaccharide pyruvyl transferase family protein — translation MKIVVVGDIGWKDLYHLGDEAMTDAAIELLRARGVTDITVTAGNPDIAAAFYGVSAVSRIGYVGRWSRARMEARLAQLDDELEAFEDDGGEAKDAITAIARADAVLIAGGGNLNSRHVQHVFERASMARIARHFGKPLALTSQTIGPDIADGDRALLQEILDDAVVIGARETDTEALLLRHGVDRAKVQHCMDDALMLTASDDDHSAMQQYVSDRYVIGSFAGHSKGTHLDDDQYYRLLASQLDAVAERFDARVLLVPHAGSLHDDRRRHDIGTHEEILRRSRSGRIETLPMITARQLVALTSRALLTVSSRYHPAVFGPAAGVPSLTVVPSYYSSVRMRGALRNVGLEGFALPVDAVESGTLQTVVADVLEHREAFTAHISKTVQTRQAEQNLWWDTLVARLRGAADPLVTLQEVPSWTAQFAWSSPVKAVFAVVHRLWEAEDRLRRQRQEFEDAAVRARDARDEASAAERQLRDELRSSQEQVALAEAGIAERGRIIRGLRRDLTEERARRVVRVADAVASLKKALRR, via the coding sequence ATGAAGATCGTTGTAGTCGGCGACATCGGCTGGAAAGACCTGTACCACCTCGGCGACGAAGCCATGACGGATGCGGCGATCGAGCTCCTGCGCGCACGCGGCGTCACCGACATCACCGTGACGGCCGGCAACCCGGACATCGCTGCTGCGTTCTACGGCGTGTCGGCTGTCTCGCGCATCGGGTACGTGGGCCGTTGGTCCCGCGCTCGGATGGAGGCTCGGCTCGCTCAGCTCGACGACGAGCTCGAGGCGTTCGAGGACGACGGCGGTGAAGCGAAGGACGCGATCACGGCGATCGCCCGAGCCGATGCGGTCCTGATCGCTGGTGGCGGGAACCTGAACTCCCGACACGTGCAGCACGTCTTCGAACGGGCATCGATGGCCCGCATCGCGCGACACTTCGGCAAGCCCCTCGCACTCACCAGTCAGACGATCGGTCCGGACATCGCAGACGGTGATCGCGCGCTGCTCCAGGAGATCCTCGACGATGCCGTCGTGATCGGCGCCCGGGAGACGGACACCGAGGCGCTCCTCCTGCGCCACGGTGTCGACCGGGCGAAGGTACAGCACTGCATGGACGACGCCCTGATGCTCACCGCGTCCGACGACGACCACTCGGCGATGCAGCAGTACGTCTCCGACCGGTACGTCATCGGTAGCTTCGCGGGCCACTCGAAGGGCACCCATCTCGACGACGACCAGTACTACCGCCTGCTCGCTTCACAGCTCGACGCCGTCGCTGAACGGTTCGACGCTCGGGTCCTGCTGGTGCCGCACGCCGGGTCACTGCACGACGACCGCCGTCGGCACGACATCGGCACCCACGAGGAGATCCTCCGGCGGTCCCGGTCCGGGCGGATCGAAACGCTCCCGATGATCACCGCACGGCAGCTGGTCGCGCTCACCAGCCGCGCGTTGCTCACGGTCTCGAGTCGGTACCACCCTGCCGTCTTCGGACCGGCTGCCGGCGTGCCGTCCTTGACGGTCGTCCCCTCGTACTACTCGTCCGTGCGCATGCGTGGAGCCCTGCGCAACGTCGGGCTCGAGGGGTTCGCGCTTCCCGTCGACGCCGTCGAGAGCGGCACCTTGCAGACGGTCGTCGCGGATGTCCTCGAGCACCGCGAGGCGTTCACCGCACACATCTCGAAGACGGTGCAGACACGGCAAGCCGAGCAGAACCTCTGGTGGGACACCTTGGTCGCCCGGCTCCGCGGCGCAGCTGATCCCCTCGTCACGTTGCAGGAGGTGCCCTCCTGGACCGCTCAGTTCGCCTGGAGCTCCCCTGTCAAGGCGGTGTTCGCCGTCGTCCACCGGCTCTGGGAAGCAGAAGATCGCCTCCGTCGCCAGCGGCAGGAGTTCGAGGATGCCGCCGTGCGCGCTCGCGATGCGCGGGACGAGGCGTCTGCCGCCGAGCGGCAACTCCGTGACGAGCTGCGCTCGTCCCAGGAGCAGGTCGCGCTCGCAGAAGCGGGCATCGCCGAGCGCGGCCGCATCATCCGCGGGCTGCGACGCGACCTCACCGAGGAGCGGGCGAGGCGCGTGGTGCGGGTGGCCGACGCTGTCGCCTCCCTGAAGAAGGCGCTACGGCGCTGA
- a CDS encoding acyltransferase: protein MVETAPAPRSQYLPGQQTRDRFALLDGLRFAAALIVLAFHYTARETNAWSIPIAERAPALFDVTKYGVLGVDLFFVISGFVILMTAWNRPLADFTASRLSRLFPAYWVCVLLTAIVLIADGRDLLVSRVLVNLTMLQSAFGVPHVDGVYWTLWVEMRFYALMAVFILVGITKNRIICFAVLWPVIGAIAETTHLDIVAYLLVWQHAALFGGGMLLFVIVRTGHSLVVWLALAADILMAFASSAPELAGRISSTTGSGIPSVAAWGGVLLCFALVALVTLTPLRRVRWRWLSVSGALTYPLYLLHEQIGWSVIRHTEQFGWVNATLLATAVSLALAIAVHQLVERRGGPALRRALRKGFDSPSTRLPADDAGPAQVSARHRER from the coding sequence ATGGTTGAAACCGCTCCTGCTCCGCGGTCGCAGTACCTCCCCGGTCAGCAGACCCGGGACCGCTTCGCCCTGCTCGACGGTCTCCGCTTCGCTGCGGCGCTCATCGTGCTCGCGTTCCACTACACGGCGCGGGAGACGAACGCTTGGAGCATCCCGATCGCCGAACGTGCACCGGCCCTGTTCGACGTCACGAAGTACGGCGTGCTCGGGGTCGACCTGTTCTTCGTCATCAGTGGGTTCGTCATCCTCATGACGGCGTGGAACCGCCCGCTGGCCGACTTCACCGCGTCCCGCCTCTCGCGCCTCTTCCCCGCGTACTGGGTGTGCGTGCTGCTCACCGCGATCGTCCTGATCGCCGACGGCCGAGACCTGCTCGTCAGTCGTGTCCTGGTCAACCTCACGATGCTGCAGTCCGCATTCGGCGTTCCGCACGTCGACGGCGTCTACTGGACCCTCTGGGTGGAGATGCGGTTCTACGCACTCATGGCGGTGTTCATCCTGGTCGGCATCACGAAGAACCGGATCATCTGCTTCGCGGTGCTCTGGCCCGTCATCGGTGCGATCGCCGAGACCACGCATCTCGACATCGTCGCCTACCTCCTCGTCTGGCAGCATGCCGCGTTGTTCGGTGGCGGCATGCTCCTCTTCGTCATCGTCCGGACCGGGCACTCGCTGGTCGTCTGGCTCGCCCTCGCGGCGGACATCCTCATGGCGTTCGCCTCGTCGGCGCCGGAACTCGCTGGACGAATCTCGAGCACCACCGGATCAGGCATCCCTTCCGTCGCCGCGTGGGGCGGTGTGCTCCTCTGCTTCGCGTTGGTCGCCCTCGTCACCCTCACCCCGCTCCGCCGGGTGCGATGGCGCTGGCTGTCGGTGAGCGGCGCGCTCACCTACCCGCTCTACCTCCTCCACGAACAGATCGGCTGGTCGGTGATCCGGCACACCGAGCAGTTCGGCTGGGTCAACGCCACGCTCCTCGCCACCGCGGTCTCCCTCGCCCTCGCGATCGCCGTGCACCAGCTCGTCGAACGTCGAGGTGGCCCTGCCCTGCGTCGCGCGCTGCGGAAGGGGTTCGACAGCCCCTCGACCCGACTCCCAGCTGATGACGCGGGACCGGCGCAGGTCAGCGCACGCCACCGAGAACGGTGA